From one Corvus cornix cornix isolate S_Up_H32 chromosome 21, ASM73873v5, whole genome shotgun sequence genomic stretch:
- the LOC120411128 gene encoding LOW QUALITY PROTEIN: forkhead box protein E3-like (The sequence of the model RefSeq protein was modified relative to this genomic sequence to represent the inferred CDS: inserted 1 base in 1 codon) translates to MAETDSGERWAAGTEPGTEPVTEWGTEWGTEPDTEPDTEPATERGTEPDTERGTERGTERDTEPATERGTEPDTERGTERGTEPGTERGTAGGPQKPPYSCVALITMAIRASPEQRLPLSGIYAYIAGRFPFYRGPSRRWQNSVRHHLNLNPCFRRLPPATAAPXHWALDPAFQDMFPGGNYRRRCRCRLPSASPPPPSGIARAPPGPGPRRPARSPRCPRAARRGPGQCWCCPAGTRSCPPGARPSSGGCRCRSPPGR, encoded by the exons ATGGCCGAGACGGACTCTGGTGAGCGGTGGGCGGCGGGCACCGAACCTGGCACCGAGCCCGTCACTGAGTGGGGCACCGAGTGGGGCACCGAGCCGGACACCGAGCCGGACACCGAGCCAGCCACTGAGCGGGGCACCGAGCCGGACACTGAGCGGGGCACCGAACGGGGCACCGAGCGGGACACCGAGCCAGCCACTGAGCGGGGCACCGAGCCGGACACTGAGCGGGGCACCGAACGGGGAACCGAGCCGGGCACCGAGCGGGGCACGGCGGGGGGCCCGCAGAAGCCTCCCTACTCGTGCGTGGCGCTGATCACCATGGCCATCCGCGCCAGCCCCGAGCAGCGGCTGCCCCTGAGCGGCATCTACGCCTACATCGCGGGGCGCTTCCCTTTCTACCGCGGCCCCAGCCGCCGCTGGCAGAACAGCGTCCGCCACCACCTCAACCTCAACCCCTGCTTCCGACGGCTGCCCCCCGCCACGGCCGCGC ACCACTGGGCACTGGATCCCGCTTTCCAGGACATGTTCCCGGGGGGGAATTaccgccgccgctgccgctgccgcctCCCGTCCGCATCGCCCCCGCCGCCCTCCGGGATCGCCCGAGCCCCGCCtggccccggcccccgccgccctgCGCGGTCCCCCCGGTGCCCGCGGGCTGCCCGCAGGggccctgggcagtgctggtgctgccctgCGGGTACCCGCAGCTGCCCGCCTGGGGCCCGCCCGTCCTCCGGGGGCTGCCGCTGCCGCTCCCCGCCTGGGCGCTGA